One Bradyrhizobium zhanjiangense DNA segment encodes these proteins:
- a CDS encoding SRPBCC family protein — translation MARVYVSTVVNARNDRVWARVRDFNGLPNWHPAIAESRIEGGEPADKIGCVRDFRLRNGDRIREKLLGLSDYDMFCTYSILESPMGVENYVATLRLTPVTDGDQTFMEWTAEFDCAPERETELVSNIGGGVFQGGFDALKRVFGG, via the coding sequence ATGGCCCGCGTCTACGTCTCAACCGTCGTCAACGCCCGCAACGACCGCGTCTGGGCGCGGGTGCGCGATTTCAACGGTCTGCCGAACTGGCATCCGGCCATCGCCGAAAGCCGGATCGAGGGCGGCGAGCCCGCCGACAAGATCGGCTGCGTCAGGGATTTCCGCCTGCGCAACGGCGACCGCATCCGCGAGAAGCTGCTGGGCCTCTCCGACTACGACATGTTCTGCACCTACTCGATCCTGGAATCCCCGATGGGTGTCGAGAACTACGTCGCAACCTTGCGGCTGACACCCGTCACCGACGGCGACCAGACCTTCATGGAATGGACCGCTGAGTTCGACTGCGCGCCGGAGCGCGAGACCGAGCTCGTCAGTAACATCGGCGGCGGCGTGTTCCAGGGCGGCTTCGATGCCCTGAAGCGCGTGTTCGGAGGTTAG
- a CDS encoding SRPBCC family protein, whose product MPHIVKSTILSAPTDAVWSVLRDFNGHDRWHPAVATSSIERAHASDKIGCVRRFKLKDGSELREQLLALSDLEQTFSYCLLDTPIPMFNYVAHVRLLPVTDGDRTFWHWESRFTTKPEDKDRITHMVAEDIYQAGFEAIRRHLKEAA is encoded by the coding sequence GTGCCGCATATCGTCAAAAGCACGATCCTGAGCGCACCGACCGATGCGGTGTGGAGCGTGCTGCGCGATTTCAACGGGCACGACCGCTGGCATCCGGCGGTTGCGACCTCCTCGATCGAGCGCGCTCATGCTTCCGACAAGATCGGCTGCGTCAGGCGCTTCAAGCTCAAGGACGGCTCCGAGCTGCGCGAACAGTTGCTGGCTCTTTCCGACCTCGAACAGACCTTCAGCTATTGCCTGCTCGATACCCCGATCCCGATGTTCAATTACGTCGCCCATGTCCGCCTGCTGCCGGTGACCGATGGCGACCGTACTTTCTGGCATTGGGAATCGCGCTTCACCACGAAGCCCGAGGACAAGGACCGCATCACCCACATGGTCGCGGAAGACATCTACCAGGCGGGATTCGAGGCGATCCGCCGCCATCTGAAGGAGGCCGCCTAG
- a CDS encoding FAD binding domain-containing protein, with the protein MAVTVKTFASAGEAAGAISSDRSARYLGGGTLVMRALNEGDVSISTVVRASDQTLTRIDASGPRITLGAGVTFARILGERDLAFLHAPARSIGGPAVRNMGTVGGNLFAPNPYGDFTVALLALDATVAVQGGFGARDIAIEEFLQSRERQSGALVLSVSCTRPASAEAFRYRKIARIKPKGGSVITLAAHLPVSGGRIAGARIALGSMAPTQIRAKAAERALEGRTLDAANINAAASAAVEGTSPADNALGSAWYRREIVGVHLRRLLSGQE; encoded by the coding sequence ATGGCTGTGACCGTAAAAACCTTTGCCAGCGCCGGCGAAGCGGCCGGGGCAATATCCTCGGATCGCAGCGCGCGCTATCTCGGCGGCGGCACGCTGGTGATGCGGGCGCTCAACGAGGGCGACGTCTCGATTTCGACCGTCGTCCGCGCCAGCGACCAGACGCTGACCCGGATCGATGCGTCCGGACCGCGCATCACGCTGGGCGCCGGCGTCACGTTCGCGAGAATTCTCGGCGAGCGCGACCTCGCTTTCCTGCACGCGCCCGCCCGTTCGATCGGAGGCCCTGCCGTGCGCAACATGGGCACTGTCGGCGGCAATCTGTTCGCGCCAAACCCCTATGGCGATTTCACCGTGGCGCTGCTGGCGCTCGACGCCACGGTCGCAGTGCAAGGCGGCTTCGGCGCCCGCGACATCGCGATCGAGGAGTTCCTGCAATCGCGCGAGCGGCAATCCGGCGCGCTGGTGCTCTCGGTCTCATGCACCCGGCCGGCCAGCGCTGAGGCCTTTCGCTACCGCAAGATTGCCCGCATCAAGCCGAAAGGCGGCTCGGTCATCACGCTGGCCGCACACCTGCCGGTCAGTGGCGGGCGCATTGCCGGTGCTCGCATTGCGCTCGGTTCGATGGCGCCGACCCAGATCCGCGCCAAGGCGGCGGAGCGCGCTCTCGAAGGACGCACGCTCGATGCCGCAAACATCAATGCTGCCGCCTCTGCCGCCGTCGAGGGAACATCGCCCGCCGACAATGCGCTCGGCAGCGCCTGGTATCGCCGCGAGATCGTCGGCGTCCATCTCCGCCGTTTGCTGTCCGGCCAGGAATAG
- a CDS encoding (2Fe-2S)-binding protein, with protein MSKTPLQFRHNGRDVAIFVDGGTNLLVALRELIGDMTPKFGCGQGGCGTCSVLIDGELHLSCLTLAETVAGRSVETLDGLKQGPNLHPLQRAFADNFAAQCGYCTPGMLMAAKALLDRNPSPSRADVIEAISGNICRCTGYEPIINAILVAAGGRASA; from the coding sequence ATGTCCAAGACGCCTCTGCAATTTCGTCACAACGGCCGCGACGTCGCCATCTTCGTCGATGGCGGCACCAACTTGCTGGTCGCCCTGCGCGAGCTGATCGGCGACATGACCCCGAAATTCGGCTGCGGCCAAGGCGGCTGCGGCACCTGCAGCGTGCTGATCGACGGAGAACTCCACCTCTCCTGTCTGACGCTCGCCGAGACCGTCGCCGGCCGCTCCGTCGAAACGCTCGACGGCCTCAAGCAGGGCCCGAACCTGCATCCTCTCCAGCGTGCCTTCGCCGATAATTTTGCCGCCCAGTGCGGCTATTGCACGCCGGGCATGCTGATGGCCGCAAAGGCGCTGCTCGACCGCAATCCCTCCCCGAGCCGGGCCGACGTGATCGAGGCGATCTCCGGCAACATCTGCCGCTGCACCGGCTACGAGCCGATCATCAATGCCATCCTCGTCGCCGCAGGCGGCCGGGCCAGCGCCTGA
- a CDS encoding xanthine dehydrogenase family protein molybdopterin-binding subunit, translated as MLELRKDIFADERDDNLNEIGKGTQRQDMLGHITGTSSYFGDHKLQGMLHLKVVRSTQAHARLRHIDTTDAERSAGVRRIIRGADVPVNLNTLLSLINFGKDDEPSLAVDKVRYKGEPILAIVADSEREAFEAIAKVRIDYEPLPTVFDVEDALKPGAPVVNETYPKNAFIYHDVYDHQRLRFGDADVALASADHVLEQRYQMSPIEHAPTETNGAIAAPDTNGRYVVYTSTQALFFSVDTCAKILDVPSNTFHFIGGTVGGGFGGKVDTLTEPLAILGAMLTGRPVRYVFGREEEMQYGPPRGAERIYIKDGVMRDGRIVARKIRAYFDSGAYTRLSSYAAVKCAAHLPGPYTIPNVYGDVYCVFTNRTPATAMRGFGVTAMDFAIECQMDKLANLVSMDPMEFRILNAYRDGDMKAHRREAKNTALIECVQVAAEKAKWPIRDEFRRASSRKDGGGSRAAIPPTPTEPRARPAAPAQQRTTYDRAPVTATREPPREPPPPTPPPPPPRPAAPSHGATRFSSVLGTRRR; from the coding sequence ATGCTGGAACTACGCAAGGACATCTTCGCCGACGAGCGCGACGACAATCTCAATGAGATCGGCAAGGGCACACAGCGCCAGGACATGCTCGGTCACATCACGGGCACGTCGAGCTATTTTGGCGATCATAAGCTCCAGGGCATGCTGCACCTCAAGGTCGTTCGCTCGACCCAGGCCCATGCGAGGCTGCGCCACATCGATACCACGGACGCAGAACGCTCGGCCGGCGTGCGCCGGATCATTCGCGGTGCGGACGTTCCGGTCAATCTCAACACGCTGCTGAGCCTGATCAATTTCGGCAAGGACGACGAGCCGTCGCTGGCTGTCGACAAGGTCCGCTACAAGGGCGAGCCGATCCTTGCCATCGTGGCCGACAGCGAGCGTGAGGCTTTTGAGGCCATCGCAAAGGTCAGGATCGACTACGAACCGCTGCCGACCGTGTTCGACGTCGAGGATGCGCTGAAGCCCGGCGCCCCCGTGGTCAACGAGACCTATCCGAAGAACGCCTTCATCTATCACGACGTCTACGATCACCAGCGTCTGCGGTTCGGCGATGCCGACGTGGCGCTCGCGAGTGCCGACCACGTCCTCGAACAGCGCTACCAGATGTCGCCGATCGAGCACGCGCCGACGGAGACCAATGGCGCGATTGCGGCGCCCGACACCAACGGCCGCTACGTCGTCTACACGTCGACGCAAGCGCTGTTCTTCTCGGTCGACACCTGCGCCAAGATTTTGGACGTGCCGTCCAACACCTTCCACTTCATCGGCGGCACCGTCGGCGGCGGCTTCGGCGGCAAGGTGGATACCTTGACCGAGCCACTCGCGATCCTCGGCGCCATGTTGACCGGGCGTCCCGTGCGCTACGTGTTCGGTCGCGAGGAAGAGATGCAATACGGCCCGCCCCGCGGCGCCGAGCGCATCTACATCAAGGATGGGGTGATGCGCGACGGCCGTATCGTTGCGCGCAAGATCCGTGCCTATTTCGACAGCGGCGCCTATACGCGCCTCTCAAGCTACGCCGCGGTGAAATGCGCGGCGCATCTGCCGGGCCCCTACACCATCCCGAACGTTTATGGCGACGTCTACTGCGTCTTCACCAACCGCACGCCGGCGACTGCTATGCGCGGCTTCGGCGTCACCGCGATGGACTTTGCCATCGAATGCCAGATGGACAAGCTCGCAAACCTCGTCAGCATGGATCCGATGGAGTTCCGGATTCTGAACGCCTATCGCGACGGCGACATGAAGGCGCACCGGCGCGAGGCCAAGAACACGGCGCTGATCGAATGCGTTCAGGTCGCCGCCGAAAAGGCCAAATGGCCGATCCGCGACGAGTTCAGGCGCGCCTCCTCCCGCAAGGATGGCGGCGGCAGCCGCGCCGCGATCCCGCCGACGCCGACGGAGCCGCGCGCGCGGCCGGCCGCGCCCGCGCAGCAGCGCACGACCTATGACCGCGCGCCGGTGACCGCGACAAGAGAGCCGCCGCGCGAACCACCTCCGCCGACACCGCCACCTCCTCCGCCGCGCCCGGCCGCGCCCTCGCACGGCGCCACCCGCTTCTCCTCCGTCCTCGGCACCAGGAGGCGCTAA
- a CDS encoding xanthine dehydrogenase family protein molybdopterin-binding subunit, with protein sequence MTRHRGRGMASINYPIGMNLGGDPSQALVHSNPSGKFTVALSSIDLGQGMKSVTRQICAETLGVPVEDVYVDTADSDTGPHCMGSFASRGTHRVGNAVMAAAREARGVMMEAAAEELEVNAADLETDGRGNIHVKGAPHRSISTKDVAIAAQFKQGKTISGRGIFLVPLSDVDPETGEMSPATCYAHACLVAEVEVDDETGEVAMVRMDSAYELGRALNPRLVEQQLVGGAWMGVSHALYETPEPYYPDPSHGPRDFVEYLMPGPGDICPHDIAVLERPAPDGPFGAKGPGEMCANPVLPAVANAIFNAVGVRIDDLPITPEKVLRAIKAQGGARPQARR encoded by the coding sequence ATGACCAGGCATCGCGGGCGCGGCATGGCATCGATCAACTATCCCATCGGCATGAACCTCGGCGGCGATCCCAGCCAGGCGCTGGTGCATTCCAATCCCAGCGGCAAGTTCACGGTGGCCTTGTCGTCGATCGACCTCGGCCAGGGCATGAAATCGGTGACGCGGCAGATTTGCGCCGAGACGCTCGGCGTGCCTGTCGAGGACGTCTATGTCGACACGGCGGACTCCGATACCGGCCCGCATTGCATGGGCTCGTTCGCCTCGCGCGGCACGCATCGCGTCGGCAACGCCGTGATGGCCGCCGCCCGCGAAGCGCGCGGCGTGATGATGGAGGCGGCGGCCGAGGAGTTGGAAGTCAATGCGGCCGATCTCGAGACTGACGGGCGCGGCAACATCCACGTCAAAGGCGCGCCGCATCGCTCGATCTCGACCAAGGATGTCGCGATCGCCGCGCAGTTCAAGCAGGGTAAGACCATTTCGGGTCGCGGCATCTTCCTGGTCCCGCTGTCCGACGTCGACCCCGAAACCGGAGAGATGTCACCGGCAACGTGTTACGCCCATGCCTGCCTCGTCGCCGAGGTCGAGGTCGACGACGAGACCGGCGAGGTCGCGATGGTCCGGATGGACTCCGCCTATGAGCTCGGCCGCGCGCTCAACCCGCGGCTCGTCGAGCAGCAGCTGGTCGGCGGCGCCTGGATGGGCGTCAGCCACGCACTCTACGAGACTCCCGAGCCTTACTATCCCGACCCCAGCCATGGGCCGCGCGACTTCGTCGAATATCTCATGCCAGGCCCCGGCGATATTTGCCCGCACGATATCGCGGTGCTGGAACGTCCTGCTCCCGATGGTCCCTTCGGCGCCAAGGGCCCCGGCGAGATGTGCGCCAACCCGGTACTGCCGGCCGTGGCGAATGCGATCTTCAACGCAGTCGGCGTGCGCATCGACGACCTGCCGATCACGCCCGAGAAGGTGCTGCGCGCGATCAAGGCCCAGGGCGGCGCACGGCCGCAGGCGCGGCGCTAG
- a CDS encoding AAA family ATPase produces MAVRSNIVGIDSPEALEKALRAAYYLADKGLATAAYLGLALGKPLLLEGAPGVGKTEAAKAIAAVLGRRLIRLQCYEGIDASAALYEWNYPRQMLAIRQAGDESIDIYGETFLIERPMLAALRAPDSTVLLIDEIDRADQEFEAFLLEFLSDFQISIPERGTVRAAERPVVVLTSNRTRDLHEALRRRCVYHWIDYPTAEREARIIMMRASSVAEATARAVVAAVERLRREPLSKAPGIAEAVDWAEAATLLHKGGARWPDAFKRSIGVALKDEEDLHFISPRLDAMLAEATV; encoded by the coding sequence GTGGCGGTTCGCAGCAACATCGTCGGCATCGACAGCCCCGAGGCGCTGGAGAAAGCGCTGCGGGCGGCCTATTACCTCGCCGACAAGGGACTGGCGACCGCCGCCTATCTCGGGCTCGCACTGGGCAAGCCGCTGTTGCTGGAGGGTGCGCCGGGCGTCGGCAAGACGGAGGCCGCAAAGGCGATCGCTGCCGTGCTCGGCCGCCGCCTCATCCGCCTGCAATGCTACGAGGGCATCGACGCGTCCGCCGCGCTCTACGAGTGGAACTACCCGCGCCAGATGCTGGCGATCCGCCAGGCCGGCGACGAGAGCATCGACATCTACGGCGAGACGTTCCTGATCGAGCGGCCGATGCTGGCGGCGCTCCGCGCGCCCGATTCCACCGTGCTGCTGATCGACGAAATCGACCGCGCCGATCAGGAGTTCGAGGCCTTCCTGCTCGAATTCCTCTCCGACTTTCAGATCTCGATTCCCGAGCGCGGCACGGTGCGCGCGGCGGAGCGCCCCGTGGTCGTTCTGACATCGAACCGGACGCGCGATCTGCATGAAGCCCTGCGCCGCCGCTGCGTCTATCACTGGATCGACTATCCGACCGCGGAGCGCGAAGCACGCATCATCATGATGCGTGCCTCCAGCGTTGCCGAGGCCACGGCGCGCGCCGTCGTTGCAGCCGTCGAAAGGCTGCGGCGCGAGCCGCTCAGCAAAGCCCCAGGGATCGCCGAAGCCGTGGACTGGGCCGAGGCCGCGACGTTACTTCACAAAGGCGGCGCACGATGGCCGGACGCGTTCAAGCGCTCGATCGGCGTCGCGCTGAAGGACGAAGAAGACCTGCATTTCATCTCGCCACGGCTCGACGCCATGCTCGCGGAGGCGACCGTATGA
- a CDS encoding vWA domain-containing protein → MSTDLQLPRAARVFVAFVPLLRANGFAVAPEQTTTFLAAIKLLGPDSIEDIRQAALATLAPPPERRATFDRLFDLHFRGSETIARDDEGEDDETVRLQEEGRGDEEPLLSDEASESGLTATRTEALVERRFGVTPTMDALRRLAREAPRRLPRRRGHRRMRTRRGPFADLRRTLRDTVRSDGEILRLGHLKRRQRPRKILLLIDVSGSMKSRTEDNMKLAHALVQAAPNVEVFTFGTRLTRVTRPLRLKRREQALNAAAHLVSDWDGGTRIGDALQAFLAVPRFGGYARGAAVVIVSDGLERGEGDALRDAVAKLSRRAWRLSWLTPLATSPAFRPQTEALMAIERFVDDLVDGGSSASIVAHILALGRRRAA, encoded by the coding sequence ATGAGTACCGATCTGCAGCTTCCGCGCGCCGCACGCGTCTTCGTCGCCTTCGTCCCGCTGCTGCGCGCGAACGGCTTTGCCGTGGCGCCAGAGCAGACCACGACGTTCCTGGCAGCTATCAAGCTGCTCGGCCCTGATAGCATCGAGGATATCCGACAAGCTGCACTGGCGACGCTGGCTCCGCCGCCCGAACGTCGTGCCACCTTCGACCGGCTGTTCGATCTGCACTTCCGCGGCAGCGAGACGATTGCGCGCGATGACGAGGGCGAGGACGATGAGACGGTCCGGCTCCAGGAAGAGGGCCGCGGCGACGAGGAGCCCCTGCTCTCCGACGAGGCGAGCGAGTCCGGCCTCACCGCGACCCGGACCGAGGCCCTGGTCGAGCGCCGCTTTGGAGTGACTCCGACCATGGACGCGCTACGCCGCCTGGCGCGCGAAGCACCGCGACGTCTGCCGCGACGACGTGGTCACCGGCGCATGCGCACTCGCCGCGGACCGTTTGCCGACCTTCGCCGCACGTTGCGCGATACTGTCCGCAGCGACGGCGAGATCTTGCGGCTCGGTCACCTCAAGCGGCGGCAGCGCCCACGCAAAATATTGCTGCTGATCGATGTGTCCGGCTCGATGAAGAGTCGCACCGAAGACAACATGAAGCTCGCACATGCGCTGGTGCAGGCGGCGCCCAATGTCGAGGTCTTCACCTTCGGCACGCGGCTGACGCGCGTCACCCGTCCGTTGCGGCTGAAGCGTCGCGAGCAGGCGTTGAACGCGGCCGCCCACCTCGTCAGCGATTGGGACGGCGGCACACGCATCGGCGACGCACTGCAAGCCTTCCTCGCCGTGCCACGGTTCGGCGGCTATGCGCGCGGCGCCGCCGTAGTGATCGTCTCCGACGGGCTCGAGCGCGGCGAAGGTGACGCACTTCGCGACGCCGTCGCTAAATTGTCGCGGCGGGCCTGGCGCTTGAGCTGGCTGACGCCGCTTGCCACGAGCCCGGCCTTCCGCCCGCAGACGGAAGCGCTCATGGCCATCGAGCGCTTCGTCGATGACCTCGTGGATGGCGGTTCGAGCGCGTCGATCGTCGCGCACATTCTGGCATTGGGACGAAGGAGAGCGGCGTGA
- a CDS encoding amidohydrolase family protein: MSDIVDGHHHIWRQADLAWLIGPMQPRIFGPYEPIRRDYPIQEYLDDLKGSGVTRSVYVQTNWANERFEHEAAWVQQTADDHGWPHAIIAYANFAVEDVRPQLDRLKRYPLVRGVRMQLHWHENPPYRFAARADLCADPLVRRNIAQLADYGWSFDLQVFTPQMPEAAELAESCPKVSFILQHAGMLEDLSPAGRAAWRAGVARLAACPNVVSKLSGLGTFIHRNDPAHIAAVLADTVAIFGAERCLFGSNFPIEKLWTSYRELVDAFRAAAAPLSSAQQDAIFRTTATRVYRL, encoded by the coding sequence GTGAGCGATATTGTCGACGGCCATCATCACATCTGGCGGCAGGCCGACCTGGCCTGGCTGATCGGCCCCATGCAGCCGCGCATCTTCGGCCCCTATGAACCGATCCGGCGCGACTATCCGATCCAGGAATATCTCGACGACCTCAAGGGCAGCGGTGTCACCCGCTCGGTCTATGTGCAGACCAACTGGGCCAACGAGCGCTTCGAGCACGAGGCCGCCTGGGTGCAGCAGACCGCCGACGACCACGGCTGGCCACACGCGATCATCGCCTATGCCAATTTTGCCGTCGAGGACGTCCGGCCCCAGCTAGATCGCCTCAAGCGCTATCCGCTCGTGCGCGGCGTGCGCATGCAGCTGCACTGGCACGAGAACCCCCCTTACCGCTTTGCGGCCCGCGCCGATCTCTGCGCCGATCCATTGGTCCGCCGCAACATCGCGCAGCTCGCCGACTATGGCTGGAGCTTTGATTTGCAGGTGTTCACGCCGCAGATGCCGGAGGCAGCGGAGCTGGCCGAATCCTGTCCAAAGGTGAGCTTCATCCTTCAGCATGCCGGCATGTTGGAGGATCTCTCGCCGGCAGGCCGCGCCGCCTGGCGCGCCGGCGTGGCGCGCCTTGCGGCCTGCCCGAATGTGGTTTCAAAGCTCTCCGGCCTCGGCACCTTCATCCATCGCAACGATCCCGCACACATTGCCGCCGTGCTCGCCGATACAGTTGCGATCTTCGGTGCCGAGCGCTGCCTGTTCGGCTCCAATTTCCCGATCGAGAAGTTGTGGACCAGCTATCGCGAGCTCGTCGATGCGTTTCGCGCGGCGGCCGCGCCGTTGAGCTCGGCGCAGCAGGACGCGATCTTCAGGACCACTGCGACGCGCGTTTATCGGCTTTGA
- a CDS encoding MBL fold metallo-hydrolase, with protein MALEIKILDYGDIELESSFLVLGRDCGRTRRVLTLGFLILGGPYPVVVDTGYRSNQIMETLGMRGLQYHENMIENQLARHGVRMGDVRFVCHTHLHIDHAGKDDLFPMNTTVVLNRRELEYSVSGLMHPQYPAPDIKHLIDRLHTKSALRFLDLEVTGPIELMPGVYCDAANAHTEGSMNIIVHTADGIATICGDVIYDFNDQIVTPFNEIHDWEPRTTGNHGTSKRAEKAAIKKLLSNSRYLLPVHDRPAKIEGGNVVGRLHDQVPGPIVQSLPQRNWFPA; from the coding sequence ATGGCGCTGGAGATCAAGATCCTGGACTATGGCGACATCGAGCTGGAATCGAGCTTCCTGGTGCTCGGCCGCGATTGCGGCCGCACGCGCCGCGTCCTCACCCTGGGCTTCCTGATCCTCGGCGGTCCCTATCCGGTCGTGGTCGACACCGGCTATCGCTCCAACCAGATCATGGAAACGCTGGGCATGCGCGGCCTGCAATATCATGAAAACATGATCGAGAACCAGCTTGCCCGCCACGGCGTACGCATGGGCGACGTCCGCTTCGTCTGCCATACGCATCTGCATATCGACCATGCCGGTAAGGACGATCTGTTCCCGATGAACACGACCGTCGTCCTCAACCGCAGGGAGCTCGAATATTCCGTCTCCGGCCTGATGCATCCGCAATATCCGGCACCCGACATCAAGCACCTGATCGACCGCCTACACACCAAGAGCGCGCTGCGCTTTCTGGATCTCGAGGTCACCGGCCCGATCGAGCTGATGCCCGGCGTCTATTGCGATGCCGCCAACGCCCATACCGAGGGCTCGATGAACATCATCGTTCACACCGCCGACGGCATCGCCACCATTTGTGGCGACGTGATCTACGACTTCAACGACCAGATCGTCACGCCCTTCAACGAGATCCACGATTGGGAACCGCGCACCACCGGCAACCACGGCACCAGCAAGCGCGCGGAGAAGGCGGCGATCAAGAAGCTGCTCAGCAATTCGCGCTATCTGCTGCCGGTGCACGATCGCCCCGCCAAGATCGAAGGCGGCAATGTCGTCGGGCGGCTGCACGACCAGGTCCCCGGACCGATCGTGCAGTCCCTGCCCCAACGCAACTGGTTCCCGGCTTGA
- a CDS encoding isochorismatase family protein — translation MTHVTLRSEFETLIDPYAPVAQVGTGFDFTEGPVWHPVDHYLLFSDMPGDVRRRWDARRGVVEVKRPSNKCNGLTYDAELNLIVCEHATSSLVRERPDGRREVLASHFGGQELNSPNDVCVHSSGAIYFSDPWYGRMPIYGVERPRQLGFQGVYRVVPGGEPKLVVDRNLFDQPNGLCFSPDEKLLYVNDTVQALIRVFDVDSDGSLSNARAFASGIRSELEPGVPDGMKCDQHGNVWVTAPGGVWVYSPRGELLGKVRVPELVANLAWGGPDFRTLYLTSTHSVYAIPTKVGPRHEPYMSGRRSGGGAAPSSAPAAPILAEGEMRLDPQRCAMIIQDLQNDVIMDAGAFAESGAPGHARQQHVVDNVRRLAETARARGVAIIHVWFIVEPGAPGVTLNAPLFEGLVDSKAMVRGSWGAAPVSGLEPRPGDFVVEKMRMSAWEGTRLETILKATGRDMIINTGAWTNMSVEHTARTGADKGYFMIVPEDCCSTMNADWHNASINFAMQNVAVVTRADTVIRALG, via the coding sequence ATGACGCACGTCACCTTGCGCTCCGAATTCGAGACCCTGATCGACCCGTACGCGCCCGTCGCGCAAGTCGGCACCGGCTTCGACTTCACGGAAGGACCGGTCTGGCATCCGGTCGATCACTACCTCCTGTTCTCGGATATGCCGGGCGACGTGCGGCGGCGCTGGGATGCGCGGCGTGGTGTCGTGGAGGTCAAGCGTCCCTCGAACAAGTGCAATGGCCTGACCTATGATGCCGAGCTCAATTTGATCGTCTGCGAGCATGCGACGTCGTCGCTGGTCCGCGAGCGGCCGGACGGGCGGCGGGAGGTGCTGGCTTCGCACTTTGGGGGACAGGAGCTCAATAGCCCGAACGATGTCTGCGTCCACTCTTCTGGCGCGATCTATTTCTCCGATCCCTGGTATGGCCGCATGCCGATCTATGGCGTCGAGCGGCCACGCCAGCTCGGCTTTCAGGGCGTCTATCGCGTCGTGCCCGGCGGCGAGCCGAAGCTCGTCGTCGACCGCAACCTGTTCGATCAGCCGAACGGACTGTGCTTCTCGCCGGACGAGAAGCTGCTCTATGTCAATGACACCGTGCAGGCGCTGATCCGCGTCTTTGACGTCGATAGTGACGGCTCACTGTCGAACGCACGCGCGTTCGCGAGCGGCATCCGCTCCGAGCTCGAGCCGGGCGTGCCCGACGGCATGAAGTGCGACCAGCACGGCAATGTCTGGGTCACCGCGCCCGGCGGCGTCTGGGTCTATTCGCCGCGCGGCGAGCTGCTCGGCAAGGTCCGCGTGCCGGAGCTCGTCGCCAACCTCGCCTGGGGCGGTCCGGACTTCCGCACGCTGTATCTGACCTCGACCCATTCGGTCTATGCGATCCCGACCAAGGTCGGCCCGCGGCATGAGCCCTATATGAGCGGCCGGCGAAGCGGCGGCGGCGCGGCGCCAAGCTCCGCGCCAGCGGCACCCATCCTCGCCGAGGGCGAGATGCGGCTCGATCCGCAGCGTTGCGCGATGATCATCCAGGACCTCCAGAACGACGTCATCATGGACGCCGGCGCCTTCGCCGAATCCGGCGCCCCCGGGCATGCGCGGCAACAGCACGTGGTTGACAACGTCCGCCGCCTCGCCGAGACCGCGCGTGCCCGCGGCGTCGCCATCATCCATGTCTGGTTCATCGTCGAACCCGGCGCGCCCGGCGTCACGTTGAATGCGCCGTTGTTCGAGGGCCTCGTCGACAGCAAGGCGATGGTGCGCGGAAGCTGGGGTGCGGCGCCGGTATCGGGCCTCGAGCCGCGGCCCGGCGACTTCGTCGTCGAGAAGATGCGCATGAGCGCGTGGGAGGGCACGCGGCTGGAGACGATCCTGAAAGCGACGGGGCGCGACATGATCATCAATACTGGTGCCTGGACCAACATGTCGGTCGAACACACCGCGCGCACCGGCGCCGACAAGGGCTATTTCATGATCGTGCCCGAGGATTGCTGCTCGACCATGAACGCCGACTGGCACAACGCCTCGATCAACTTTGCCATGCAGAACGTCGCGGTCGTGACCAGGGCGGATACGGTCATCAGGGCGCTGGGATGA